The region TCTCTGCCCAAGATACAGCGTGTTTATCTAAAGCTACAGTTAAGAAACGCATAACTCTTTCGTCACGTCTGAATTCAGTCTCTAAGTTGATGATGATCTCAGCTGGTGCTGTGTATTGGAATAAATGGTAAAAACCACTTTTCTTGTGTTGGATCTCATAAGCTAATTTTTTTAAGCCCCAGTCCTCTTTAGCTACCATCTCAGCTCCTCTAGAAGTAAGAAATTCTTCGAATTTCTCTACTGTTTCCTTTATCTGTGTTTCAGATAAAACGGGATTCAAGATGAAAACAGTTTCATAATGATTCATAAATACTAAATTTTATTTGTTACAAAATTGGGTGCAAAAATACAACTTTATACATACTATCCAAAACTAATTTGTCTTTTTATAAAGTTTTAATCCTTACACTTCCTTATCTCTCTATTTTCTTGTCTAATAACAACTCCGCTCTCTGATACATCCCCTCTATAGATAATACATCTAAATCCGCGTGAGCTCTTAACCACTTAGCATTCAGATCTACCAAGTCTTCTTCTAAACCATAGAAATCATCATTCTTTAGCAAATCTCTTGTAGGGTTAGTCCCAAAATAATCAGACTCACAGAATGCTTCTAGTACAACATCATCTATTCCCTTCAGTACCTCAACTTGTTTAGTTAACAAAGCTAGATTAGCCACAGCTCCCATCTTTTCTAATCCAACAGCTATTGTTTCAAAGAATTCAAAATCAGCTTGTGTATTCCACACGATTTGAGAGAAGTTACCATTCTTATACTGTGCTAAATAATAATCTACATAATAACTTAAGATTGCATCCGGATGAACTACTTCTCCCATTAACCCTCCCTCATCTCTTACTAGGTTAATAAATGAGATATTCGAAGAGATAATATCATATCTCTCTTGACTTTTAAAAGCATCTTCTGAAATAACTATCTTTAATTCCATTCTTCTTATTTTATTTTTTAAAGCTAATAGAAATCAACATTTGCCACTACCTTTACAGAACGATACTGTCCGATAGCCTCAAAGCTCTTTAATATTCTTCTAATATTTTCTTTTGTCTTTACTAGTGGTACATTCTGAGGTATCTTAATTAAGATAACTCTGATATACTGATTGCGTATCCTATTAATAGCGGGCTCTTCCGGTCCTAACACTGGGATACCTAATTGTTCTTTTAGATTGTTATACAACCAAAACGAAGACTCTTTTAATTTCTCAAACTCTTTATGTCTTAAAGTCAACTTCACTAACCTATAGAAGGGTGGATACTTAAAATTATAGCGCTCATACATCTGTTCTTTGTACATCCCTATATAATCATAATGTGTTACTTGCTGTATGATATTGTGATATGGATTAAAAGTCTGAATAACCACTTTTCCTTTTTTCTCCTTCCTACCAGCTCGTCCAGCCACTTGTGTCATCATTTGATAAGCACGCTCATGCGCTCTAAAGTCTGGATGATACAGGCTATTATCTGCATTCATTATCCCTACTAAGTTTACATTATCAAAGTCAAACCCCTTCGCTAACATCTGCGTACCCACTAAGATATCTATCTGCCTCGCTTGAAAAGCCTCTACTAATTTCTCAAAGCCATACTTCCCTCGTGTTGTATCTTGATCCATACGTGCAATACGCTTATTCGGATACAATTCCTTTAACTCTTCTTCTACCTGCTCTGTACCAAATCCCTTAGTGCTCAAATCAACACTATGACAGCGCATACACTGCTTAGGCATCGGCAATGTAAATCCGCAATAGTGGCATCTCAACTCATTTTGATACTTGTGATACGTCAAACTCACATCACAGTGTGGGCATTCTGGCACAGCACCACACGTCACACACTCAACCACAGGGGAGAATCCACGTCTATTCTGAAACAAGATAACTTGTTCCTCTAAAGACAACGCCATATTAATCTCATTGATTAACACATCTGAGAAATGCCCTGTCATCTGCTTGCGTTTATATTTGTCTTTTATATCAACTAGTACTACCTCTGGAAGTACGACATTTGTGAATCGCTTCATCAGCTCTACTTTGCCATACTTACCTTGTGTCGCATTATAATATGTTTCTAAGCTTGGTGTTGCAGACCCCAATACTACTTTAGCTCCATGTTGTTTAGCTAAAATAATTGCACTATCTCTCCCATGGTAACGAGGAGCAGGATCATGCTGTTTATAATTCCCTTCGTGTTCTTCATCTACCACCACTAATTGCAAATCTTGAAAGGGTAAGAACACAGATAATCGTGTACCAATAATCACTTTAGACTTTTCCGATTTATTCAAGACTTGATCCCAAACTTCTAATCGCTCACTAGGAGAATACTTCGAATTATACACTGCTACTTCATTACCAAAATAATTAGTTAACCTCATCATTATCTGTGTGGTCAACCCTATCTCTGGTAATAAGAACAATACTTGTCCTTCATTAGCGATGTACTTTTCAATTAACTTTATATATACTTCCGTCTTACCTGAAGCAGTTACCCCATGTAGTAAGACCACATCTTTTGTCTCCAGTGATTGGCCTATTTCCCACAGCGCTTTACTCTGTTCATCACTTAACTCTATCACATCCTGTGTCGCATCACCGAAAATCACGCGATCTTGGTTTAGATAATATTCTTCAAATATTCCCTTAGTGATTAAAGCTTTTACTATAGCTGAAGTAGATTCTGACTCCTCTACTAACTGCTTTACAGTAATCGGCTTCTTGTGAACTGCATGCAACTGAAAATATTTCAAGATCATCTCTCTCTGCTTCTCAGAGCGAGACACTATCTCCATCAAGTCAGCTAAACCATTATCTACTAAATATTGCTCAGCAAGCTTTACATAGCGTATTTGCTTAGGCTTATATTTCTCCACCATCTCCTCTTGTAGGAAGATCATCTTTTTTTCGAGAAGCGAATTAATTACAGGAAATACTTTCTTGCGATTCAGTATAGCGATAATCTCTTCTACCTTTAAGATAGACTGTACCTGAAGTGCTTCATAGATTAAATACTCTGCATCATCTAGATCGTCCGGACTTATCTTACTTACTGGGTTAAACTGTATAATAGTCTCACTCTCTAACAGTAGCTGTGACGGCATAGCACTCTTATACACATCTCCTATCGTACACATATAATAGTCTGACAGCCACTTCCACAGTACTATCTGCTTCTCTGTCACCACAGGAGTAAGATCTATAATCTCATTAATCTCTTTCGCCTCGTAGTATTCAGGTAATCTATGATGCTTCTCGATCACCACAGCCGTATATACTTTTGAACGACCAAAAGGAACAGCTACTCGCATACCCACCTGGATAAACTCATATTCTGCCTCACTTACTGTGTAAGTAAACGTAGGATCTAACGCCAATGGGACAATAACCTCAACAAAGTAATTCATACTAACAATACTGCTTTTTAGAAATCAATAACCACAAAGATAAACTCTTTCTTTTTATCTCATCTCTTCAGTATCGCATTCGCTCTTATTTATCTCAAAATAGGGAGAAGTGAAAGATACTATTATACAAACCTATGTTGATACGCCTCTCTACTATTGTACATTAATAATATAAAATACTTACATCTTAAAATAGGTTCCAAAACATTATAGTAATCGTCCCTACCCTTGTATCTCAAGAGCACATCAATCATATATTAAACCTCAAACACCCCAATATAAACCAATCCATTAGACAATCTATCACTAGTAACCACCTCTAAATCATCATTAAAATAATATAGCATTGTATTTGCCTCATTGATACCTTTTGATAAACATAAATTATAAATATCCTCTAACATACCTGAAGCACCTATTATCTCATCTACTGCAGCTTTTAGCGATAGATTAATTGCAGAGTAATATACTCCTATGTGATCTTCATCATACCAATTTAACCCAATATCTCTATCAAATTGACTCCCACCAACATCTAATTTCACTCTTACTTTATCAACTTCTAAATATTGATTAAAGTCCTCTTTACTTCCTATAAAGGTTCCTATCCATACATGAATATGGGTCATCGTATTTTCCATAAACTAATCTATAAATATAAATGGTGGATGCTCACTATCTCTGTATTTTATCTGAGTTGTGTTCTAGAATACTTATTAATGATCAATTCAAACACATAAATATCGCTTTCCATTTTTCTAACTTTTATATTATCCCTATCTACTTTAACTCCTTAAACACCCGTTCAGCAGACACCTTCATTTCTTCATCTGACAGTAATTTCTCGAGTATCTCTTTTTTTTCGTTTACCTCAAGTGAACGTACTAAAGAATCAAAAGCACTATATCTATAATCTATATCTTGTGTTTTATCAACAACAACTTCTTTCACATAATCCACTATAAAAGAATATGACATAAAATTCACAGTCGTCATCACAGCATACTCCTTTACCTCATCATCTGAACTAGTCGTTAGTACAGTATATAAACTACTTACTATGCTGTCTTTATAACCAATCGGAATATCGTATAATTCTAAAATCTTCAACACCTCTATTCTAGCTAAGTCAAACTCTTCTTCATCAAGTAGAATAGTATTATACAAATCCCACTTGGAATCAATATCCTCCCACTCAAGTTCTTTTATATATTCTACTTTCTCCCAATCTGTTTTAGCATAATAACATTCTTCTATATTCATCATACCTCAGTATTAAAATTAAACTTTTTATCTAATATAATGGGGGTATAGTGATACCCTACCGCTGTGTATCAACAGCACGTGACGTCTACACCAATAACTACAATACTTTAAAAACAATTCACTCTTGTCTATTTAACATATCTAAAAATACTATTATTTACTACTTGCTACTACAGTTTTCTACTATTTTTTACTAAAAACAGCTCTTTATAGGGGTATTAACTAAAAAAGTGTAGTACTTTTTTTGAGACCAAAAAAAACACAATATATTGATAATTAAGCAATTACATAATACATGCAAAAAAACTAGATAAAGCATACCTTCATAATCCCAGTATTAATCATACTTTATGCTAATTCCTTCAACACTTCTTCAACATTACTACAAGAATGCTCTATAAAACCAGTTCTTTGTTGAAGAACTCTTGAAGAGGTCTTGTCGCACTCTTGAAGAGCTAAACACATAAATGATATTTTGATATCTTCTGTATGGGCACAAAAAAAAGGCCACTAACTTGCGTTAATGACCTTGTATTTTAAGCCTTACTCTTTTTTATTATTTTAAACGATGTTTAAAAATCTAACTTTTCGACTACTGACTATAGTTTTTTCCAAGTTTGTGTTCTTCCCATAAGCGATATTCCAATATAACCTCTTACATCTAGTTTATCTACTCCGTTTAGCTTCACAGTACACTTATACTCTTTTCCACTTTCAGGATCAGTGATTCTACCACCAGAGTACTCATTGCCTTTCTTTTCTAAATCTTTTATTATAACAAGTCCTTCAATAGGCTTTCCTTTATCACTGCCTGTACAGTTATCACATTTAGGATCTGCCTTAGACGGATTTAATAGTTTTATTACTTTGCCATAGTACTTCCCTCCTTTTTCATAGATTTCTATGATAGATTTCTCCTTACCTGTGTTATCATCAATGGTTTTCCACTTACCTACGATACTCTGAGCTTGAGCTGATATTGATACTGCTAATACAAGTATCAGTGTTGTTAAAAAATTCTTCATAGTTTCGGGTTATTTTAGTTGTTATGAATCAAATATAGCTATTTTTTTGACTTTAATTTATTTATAGTCAAATTTAATTCAAAACCTAACAATAGAATCATACAGTTAATCCACAGATAGAACATCACCACTAATAATGTTCCAATAGACCCATATAGTTCGTTATATCTAGCAAATCGCAACACATATACCCCGAATAGGTATGAGGTTAAAATATATAGTATCGTAG is a window of Myroides oncorhynchi DNA encoding:
- the rpsF gene encoding 30S ribosomal protein S6 produces the protein MNHYETVFILNPVLSETQIKETVEKFEEFLTSRGAEMVAKEDWGLKKLAYEIQHKKSGFYHLFQYTAPAEIIINLETEFRRDERVMRFLTVALDKHAVSWAERRREKLKSKKA
- a CDS encoding DMP19 family protein, which translates into the protein MELKIVISEDAFKSQERYDIISSNISFINLVRDEGGLMGEVVHPDAILSYYVDYYLAQYKNGNFSQIVWNTQADFEFFETIAVGLEKMGAVANLALLTKQVEVLKGIDDVVLEAFCESDYFGTNPTRDLLKNDDFYGLEEDLVDLNAKWLRAHADLDVLSIEGMYQRAELLLDKKIER
- the priA gene encoding replication restart helicase PriA, whose product is MNYFVEVIVPLALDPTFTYTVSEAEYEFIQVGMRVAVPFGRSKVYTAVVIEKHHRLPEYYEAKEINEIIDLTPVVTEKQIVLWKWLSDYYMCTIGDVYKSAMPSQLLLESETIIQFNPVSKISPDDLDDAEYLIYEALQVQSILKVEEIIAILNRKKVFPVINSLLEKKMIFLQEEMVEKYKPKQIRYVKLAEQYLVDNGLADLMEIVSRSEKQREMILKYFQLHAVHKKPITVKQLVEESESTSAIVKALITKGIFEEYYLNQDRVIFGDATQDVIELSDEQSKALWEIGQSLETKDVVLLHGVTASGKTEVYIKLIEKYIANEGQVLFLLPEIGLTTQIMMRLTNYFGNEVAVYNSKYSPSERLEVWDQVLNKSEKSKVIIGTRLSVFLPFQDLQLVVVDEEHEGNYKQHDPAPRYHGRDSAIILAKQHGAKVVLGSATPSLETYYNATQGKYGKVELMKRFTNVVLPEVVLVDIKDKYKRKQMTGHFSDVLINEINMALSLEEQVILFQNRRGFSPVVECVTCGAVPECPHCDVSLTYHKYQNELRCHYCGFTLPMPKQCMRCHSVDLSTKGFGTEQVEEELKELYPNKRIARMDQDTTRGKYGFEKLVEAFQARQIDILVGTQMLAKGFDFDNVNLVGIMNADNSLYHPDFRAHERAYQMMTQVAGRAGRKEKKGKVVIQTFNPYHNIIQQVTHYDYIGMYKEQMYERYNFKYPPFYRLVKLTLRHKEFEKLKESSFWLYNNLKEQLGIPVLGPEEPAINRIRNQYIRVILIKIPQNVPLVKTKENIRRILKSFEAIGQYRSVKVVANVDFY
- a CDS encoding immunity 22 family protein, which translates into the protein MENTMTHIHVWIGTFIGSKEDFNQYLEVDKVRVKLDVGGSQFDRDIGLNWYDEDHIGVYYSAINLSLKAAVDEIIGASGMLEDIYNLCLSKGINEANTMLYYFNDDLEVVTSDRLSNGLVYIGVFEV
- a CDS encoding DUF2147 domain-containing protein, with protein sequence MKNFLTTLILVLAVSISAQAQSIVGKWKTIDDNTGKEKSIIEIYEKGGKYYGKVIKLLNPSKADPKCDNCTGSDKGKPIEGLVIIKDLEKKGNEYSGGRITDPESGKEYKCTVKLNGVDKLDVRGYIGISLMGRTQTWKKL